A section of the Lutra lutra chromosome 3, mLutLut1.2, whole genome shotgun sequence genome encodes:
- the LOC125096321 gene encoding mitogen-activated protein kinase 13-like, whose translation MSFTRKKGFYKQDVNKTAWELPKTYVSPTHVGSGAYGAVCSAIDKRSGEKVAIKKLSRPFQSEIFAKRAYRELRLLKHMQHENVIGLLDVFTSVSSLRSFHDFYLVMPFMQTDLQKIMGMEFSEDKIQYLVYQMLKGLQYIHSAGVVHRDLKPGNLAVNEDCELKILDFGLARHADAEMTGYVVTRWYRAPEVILSWMHYNQTVDIWSVGCIMAEMLTGKTLFKGKDYLDQLSQILKVTGVPGAEFVQKLNDKAAKSYIQALPQSPKKDFSQLFPRASPQAIDLLEKILELDVDKRLTASQALAHPFFEPFRDPEEETEAPQPFDDSLEHEKLTVDEWKQHIYKEIVNFSPIARRDSRRRSGMKLQ comes from the coding sequence ATGAGCTTCACGCGGAAAAAGGGCTTCTACAAGCAGGACGTCAACAAGACTGCCTGGGAGCTGCCCAAGACCTACGTGTCCCCGACGCACGTAGGCAGCGGGGCGTATGGCGCCGTGTGCTCTGCCATCGACAAGCGGTCaggggagaaggtggccatcaAGAAGCTGAGCCGGCCCTTCCAGTCCGAGATCTTTGCCAAGCGGGCCTACCGAGAGCTGCGGCTGCTGAAGCACATGCAGCATGAGAACGTCATCGGGCTCCTGGATGTCTTCACCTCAGTCTCCTCCCTGCGCAGTTTCCATGACTTCTACCTGGTGATGCCCTTCATGCAGACGGACCTGCAGAAGATCATGGGGATGGAGTTCAGTGAGGACAAGATCCAGTACCTGGTGTATCAAATGCTCAAGGGTCTCCAGTATATCCACTCAGCTGGGGTCGTGCACAGGGACCTGAAGCCGGGCAACCTGGCCGTGAATGAGGATTGCGAGCTGAAGATCTTGGATTTTGGGCTGGCCCGGCATGCGGACGCCGAGATGACGGGCTACGTGGTGACCCGCTGGTACCGGGCCCCTGAGGTGATCCTCAGCTGGATGCACTACAATCAGACTGTGGACATCTGGTCTGTGGGCTGTATCATGGCAGAGATGCTGACGGGGAAAACTCTGTTCAAGGGGAAAGATTACCTGGACCAGCTGTCCCAGATCCTAAAAGTGACCGGAGTGCCAGGGGCAGAGTTTGTGCAGAAGCTGAATGACAAAGCAGCCAAATCCTACATCCAGGCCCTGCCACAGAGTCCCAAGAAGGATTTCTCTCAGCTCTTCCCACGTGCCAGTCCCCAGGCCATAGACCTGCTGGAGAAGATTCTGGAGCTGGATGTGGACAAGCGCCTGACGGCTTCGCAGGCCCTTGCCCACCCCTTCTTTGAGCCCTTCCGAGACCCcgaggaggagacagaggcccCGCAGCCATTTGATGATTCCTTAGAACATGAGAAACTCACGGTGGATGAATGGAAGCAGCACATCTACAAAGAGATCGTGAACTTCAGTCCCATTGCCCGGAGGGACTCACGGCGCCGCAGCGGCATGAAGCTGCAGTGA